The Leclercia adecarboxylata region AGATCCGCCTGCTGGGGCTCACCGCCACGCCGTTCCGCCTCGGCAAAGGCTGGATATACCGTTTTCATTATCACGGCATGGTACGCGGGAATGAAAACGCTCTCTTCCGCGACTGCATTTACGAGCTGCCGCTGCGGTACATGATTAAACATGGCTACCTGACGCCGCCGGAACGGCTGGACATGCCGGTGGTGCAGTACGATTTCAGCCGCCTGCAGGTGCAGAGTAACGGCCTGTTCAGCGAGGCAGACCTTAACCGCGAGCTGAAAAAGCAGGATCGCATCACCCCGCATATCATCAGCCAGATTATGGAGTTCGCCGCCACGCGCAAAGGGGTGATGATATTTGCCGCCACCGTGGAGCACGCCCGGGAGATCGCTGGCCTGCTGCCCGCCAGCGATGCGCAGCTTATCACCGGTGAAACCCCCGGCAGCGAACGCGATCGGCTGATTGAAGCTTTTAAGGCGCAGCAGTTCCGCTACCTGGTCAATGTGTCAGTGCTTACTACCGGTTTTGATGCCCCGCACGTGGATCTGATTGCCATTCTGCGCCCGACCGAATCCGTCAGCCTCTATCAGCAGATTGTGGGCCGCGGCCTGCGCCTGGCCCCGGGTAAAACCGACTGTCTGATTCTGGATTACGCCGGGAACCCGCACGACCTCTATGCTCCCGAAGTGGGCGCGCCCAAAGGAAAAAGCGACAACGTACCGGTGCAGGTGTTTTGTCCCGCCTGCGGGTTTGCCAATACCTTCTGGGGTAAAACCACCTCTGACGGCACGCTCATCGAGCACTTTGGCCGCCGCTGCCAGGGCTGGTTTGAAGATGACGAGGGGCATCGCGAGCAGTGCGACTATCGCTTTCGCTTTAAAAACTGCCCGCAGTGCAATGCCGAGAACGATATCGCCGCCCGCCGCTGTCGCACCTGCGATACGGTGCTGGTCGATCCCGACGATATGCTGAAAGCGGCCCTGAAGCTGAAAGACGCCCTGGTGCTGCGCTGTAGCGGGATGGCGCTGGCGCAGGGTGCCGATGAAAAAGGCGAATGGCTGAAAATCACCTATTACGATGAAGACGGCGCTGATGTAAGTGAGCGCTTCCGCCTGCAAACGCCCGCCCAGCGCACCGCCTTTGAACAGCTGTTTATCCGCCCGCATACCCGCACGCCCGGCGTGCCGCTGCGCTGGATCACCGCCGGGGATATCCTGCATCAGCAGCCGTTGCTGCGCCACCCGGATTTTGTGGTGGCACGGAAAAAAGGGCAGTTCTGGCAGGTGCGTGAAAAGGTGTTCGATTACGAAGGCCGTTTCCGCCGCGCCAATGAATTGCGGGGTTAGCGGGACTTTTCGTTGATGTGAAAGCCATTTGAGTATAAAATGCCGCCCGCTTCACATCCGTGATGCAGAACACTCACCTGTTGCTGGGTCGCCTGTAACAGGATTTTTATACAGAGAGAAATCAATGTTCACTATCAATGCAGAAGTACGTAAAGAGCAGGGTAAGGGTGCGAGCCGCCGCCTGCGTGCAGCTAACAAATTCCCGGCCATCATCTATGGCGGCGAAGCTGCTCCTGTCGCAATCGAACTGGACCACGACAAACTGTGGAACCTGCAGACTAAGCCTGAATTCTACAGCGAAGTTCTGACCATCGTTGTTGACGGTAAAGAAGAGAAAGTTAAAGCTCAGGCCGTACAGCGTCACGCTTTCAAGCCAAAACTGTCTCACATCGACTTCGTTCGCGCGTAATCGCAAACTGGTCGAAAAAAAACCCCGCATTGCGGGGTTTTTTTATGGCGGTTATTTACCGCCGGCGGTGCGACGCTGCAGCTGGTCCCGCAGGTTTGGCGGGGTGCCTTTAATGGTCAGCGTGTCGGTCGCCGGATCCCAGAAAATGCGCTCGCCCAGCAGCATGGCGTCAAAGTTAAGGGTTAACCCACCGCCGCTACCGGCAAATTTGGTCAACTGACGCAGCGTGCTGCGATCCGCCGGGAAGCTCTCTTCCAGCTCGTAGCCCTTCTCCGCCGTAAATTCCTGGAAACTCACTTCGCTGACGCCCGCCAGCTCTTTAGAGAGCGACTCCAGTTCAATCTCTTCCCCCGCCTGCAGCTGTTCGTTGCAGTAGGTATACACCTGCTGACGCACGTTCTGGCGCTCTGCTTTATCCAGCTCGGCTTCCGCGGTGAAGTCATCCACCGCCTGCAGCAGGCCTTTATTTTGCGCTTTGGCGTTCAGGCCTTCGCTGGCACCGAGGAAATCCATAAAGAAGTCGGCCACCTTGCGCCCTACCCGGCCTTTCAGGAAGGTCAGATAGCGGGTGGATTCGGGATTGGTCTCCCATTCGGTCAGATCGATACGCGCCACGATATCCGCATGGTTGATATCCAGATAGTGGGTGGAACTGATATCCAGCTGCTCATTGACGCGCATGCTGCTTAAGTTATTCAGCACCGCCACCAGCAGATACTCCACCGCCAGGTAGCGGTAGTGGCAGAACAGCACGATACCGCCGTCGGCAAAGGGGTATTTTGCCAGCTCATCACGCAGGCGGCCGGTTGCCGCGCGGCTAAACGCGAGAAACTCCTCTTCGCCCTGACGCTGCTGGCGCAGCGCCTGCGCCAGTTCGCTCTCTTCGCTGAACAGGCCGTAGGCTTTATTTTTGGCACTGTAAACGCGGTGCAGCTCTGCCATCATGTCAACAACGGTAGGCGTCGGTTCCAGTAACGAATCGCGCAGCACCAGCTCAAGGGTTTGCTCATCACGCTTGATAAGCTGGTGCAGGGCAATCTGGTTGATATCCAGACTCATGATAAACTCTCCTTTTAGACCGGGCCGTATTCAACCACCCCCCAGTCATGTATGCAACCGAAGATAAAAAAGGGGAAAAAAAGCTGTTGCTACGGTAATATGTTGCCCTTTCCTCTACAAACAGATTTCGATTTATGCCACAACTCTCCCGCTACAGTGATGAACACGTTGAACAAATGCTCAGTGAGCTGCTCAACGTACTGGAAAAACATAAGGCACCGACCGACCTTTCCCTGATGGTGCTGGGAAATATGGTGACTAACCTTATCAATACCAGCGTTGCGCCGGCCCAGCGCCAGGCGATCGCGAAATCCTTCGCCCAGGCCTTACAGTCCTCGGTCAACGACGACCAGGCGCACTAAGGGAACCGAACCCGTTTATGGTGACGAATCGTCAGCGCTACCGTGAAAAAGTCTCCCAGATGGTTAGCTGGGGGCACTGGTTTGCCCTGTTCAACATTCTGCTGGCGATGGTGCTCGGCAGTCGTTATCTCTTTGTCGCCGACTGGCCGACGACGCTTGCCGGACGGGTTTACTCCTGGATAAGCGTCATTGGTCATTTCAGCTTTCTGGTGTTCGCCACCTATCTGCTGATCCTCTTCCCGCTGACGTTTATCGTCATGTCGCAGCGGCTGATGCGGTTTGTCTCCGCCATCCTTGCCACCGCAGGCATGACGCTGCTGCTGATTGACAGCGAAGTCTTTACCCGTTTTCACCTGCATCTTAATCCCGTCGTCTGGGAACTGGTGATCAATCCCGACCAGAACGAAACGGCGCGCGACTGGCAGCTGATGTTTATCAGCGTGCCCATTATCCTGTTGATTGAAATGCTGTTTGCCACCTGGAGCTGGCAAAAATTGCGTAGCCTGACGCGTCGTCGTCGCTACGCCAGGCCGGTGGCCGCCCTGTTTTTCGTGGCGTTTATCGGCTCACATTTCATGTATATCTGGGCAGACGCCAACTTCTACCGGCCGATCACCATGCAGCGCGCGAATTTACCGCTCTCTTATCCGATGACCGCCCGTCGCTTCCTCGAGAAACACGGTCTGCTGGATGCGCAGGAGTACCAGCGCCGCCTGATCGAGCAAGGCGATCCTGAAGCCGTTTCGGTGCAGTATCCGCTGAGCGATCTGCGCTACCGTGACATGGGCCAGGGGCAGAACGTGCTGCTTATCACCGTCGACGGTCTGAACTATTCCCGCTTCGAGAAGCAGATGCCCGCGCTGGCTGAGTTCGCCGATAAGAACATCAACTTTACCCAGCATATGAGTTCCGGTAACTCAACCGATGCCGGTATCTTTGGTCTGTTCTACGGCATTTCGCCAGGCTATATGGACGGCGTGCTGTCTTCGCGTATTCCGGCGGCGCTGATCACCGGGCTGAACCAGCAGGGCTATCAGCTGGGGCTGTTCTCCTCTGACGGCTTTAGCAGCCCGCTCTATCGCCAGGCGCTGTTGTCTGACTTCTCGTTGCCGACAACGAAAAGCCAGTCCGACGAGCAGACTGCCGGGCAATGGATCAACTGGCTTAACCGTTATGCGCAGGACGATAACCGCTGGTTCTCCTGGATTGCCCTGAATGGCACCACCCTGGATGACAGCAACCAGAAAGCCTTTAACCGCCGCTACGCTCAGGCCGCAGGCAATGTGGATACCCAGATTGCCCGGGTGCTGGATGCGCTGCGCGAATCCGGCAAGCTGGAGAACACCGTGGTGGTGATCACCGCCGGTCACGGCGTGCCGCTGGGCGACGAGCGCAACGATGTCGACTGGGCCCGCCCTCGCCTGCATGTTCCGCTGGTGATCCACTGGCCTGGCACGCCATCGCAGCGCATTAACATGCTGACCGATCATAAGGATGTCATGACCACCCTGATGCAGCGTCTGCTCCACGTCAGCACGCCAGCCAATGAGTATTCTCAGGGTCAGGATCTGTTCAGCGCAACGCGTCGTCATAACTGGGTTACTGCCGCCAGCAACAACACGCTGGCCGTCACGACGCCAAAACTGACGCTGGTGCTGAGCAGCAATGGTAATTACAAAACCTATGATCCATTGGGTGAAAAACTCGACGACCAGACGCCACAGCTGAGCCTGCTGTTACAGGTGCTGACGGATGAGAAACGGTTTATCGCTAACTGATTTAAAATTAATCAGTTAGCCTGAGCCACCCTTGCATTAAATGCGGAATTGGGTAGTATAAATTTTATGTGTCGGCACGTAGCGCAGCCTGGTAGCGCATCGTCATGGGGTGGCGAGGGTCGAGAGTTCAAATCTCTCCGTGCCGACCAAACAATTTGAAGACAAAAAAGCCAGCCGGTTAACCGGCTGGCTTTTTTTGATCTTTAATTCTGACAGATTAGATTTCCGGCGTGGTCTTAAACCCGCTCAGCATCAGCACCAGGCTCTCTTTAGAGGAGGCCGGGCTGAACTGGTAGTGGTTACCCTGACGGTCGCCACCGATGTACCAGGAGATTTCTGTTTTCCCGGCCGCCAGCGCTTTACGCACCGCTTTGTCGACGTCCACCATCCGGTATTCACGCTTGTTGTTGAGATACAGAATGGCATCGGAGTTATAGGAGCAGGCCGGGCGATGATTCCAGGTGACGGTCGCTGGATCCCAGTCGTTGCTTGCCGGATAGAAGAAGATCTGATCCGCGCCGTTGGCTTCGACTTTTCCGCCGTAGATCCGCACCTTGTATTTAAACTGCGACGCATCCTGGCCTTTTGGCAGCGGTGGGATTTTGAACTTGATAAGGCTCATGGTCTCGACGTTGCGGGTCCGGCCGCCGTTTTTCCAGTTATCCTGAATTAACAGCGTTTGCGCCGTCGGGACCGGGGTGGTTGGGGCCTCGCTGCTCACCCAGACGTTGGCCAGCGCCTTCGAATAACCGTGCGGTATAACGCCGCAATCCACGTCATCGTTCATACACATGTCAGTCATAAAGCGGGCGGCATCTTCGGTCCAGCCGTTCATAAAGTCGGCATGGGCGGTATACATGCTGCCCCAACGCTCTTCGCGCACATCGCCATTCATGATGGGATCGAGCGAGAGCTGCGCTTTGGCGGTATCCAGAGAGGTGATCCCGTGAAGGACATAGGCTACGTTCATATTCACCGTCGGGATTTTCACCGGATAACCGGAAGGGCACTGCCCCTTCACATCATAGGCCGCATTCGCCATACCGTGATGGGGCTTCAGGTTGATACCGTCCCAGCAGTTAGGAAACTGGATGCCGATGTTGAACTGTACGGCGTCCTGGGCTTTTCTCAGCCCACACACTTCACCAATTTTATTGCTGTAGCCTTTGCCGTTGGCACATAAAAAAGTGATTCGCGGATTAGGCGCGCTGCCGTGGTGATCCCCTGCCACCATCTCCAGCCCGGCAGGGAATGGATTAAGCGGGTACTGATCGACGTTGGTGGCCTGATAGTAGGTTTTCTGATAGGCCGGCTTTACCACCGTGCCGTCCGGGAGACGCATGGAAGGCGCCCAGTAAGCAGAGCTGTCCGCTTTGTTATCGCAGGTGGTTTCTGCACGCTGTTGTAACGATGAATACGTTGAGAACGCGTCGGTATGGGTGTTACCGAAAAAGTCGTGCCACATCGCCTGGTTGGTTTTGCCAAACATCATGACGGCATCATCGCCCAGGGTATGGGACCAGGCGCAGACAACGCTTGTCTGCGGGGTGGCATGTGCATAAAGGGACGGCAGCAACAGAGCTGACGCCAGCGCGGTGTAAAGTGTGGTCCTTTTCATTAGTATCTCCTTATAGAAAGGACCACATTGGTAACAAATGGGGGTTAACTCTCCGAATTATTTACAGAATAATTTTCCACAGTTGCGTGCTTTACAACGCCGACGGGCGCTTTAACAGGTAGACCAGGGTGATGAGGCAGATCGCCGCCCCGGTATAAAAGGTGTATTCCGCCCCCCATACCTCCCAGATAATACCGGCCCCCAGGCTGGCAATCAGCAGCGCCACACCGCTCACCATGCTGAACAGGCCAAAGGCGGTTCCGCGCAGGTCGGCGGGTGCCGTTTTGGCGATCATCGCGGTCAGCAGCCCCTGGGTCATCCCCATATGGATCCCCCACAGCGCCACGCCGGCAATGATCCCTATCCAGTGGGTGCTCAGCGCCAGCACGATATCGGCGGCGATCAACACCACCAGCCCCCACATCAGCAGGCGGGTATGGCTCATGGCATCGGAGAGTTTGCCGAACGGATAGGCCGAAAACGCGTAAAGCAGGTTCATGGCGACCATCACCAGCGGGATCAGCGCCAGCGGGATATGGGCCTGCTGGGCGCGCAGCACCAGAAATGCCTCACTGAAACGGGCGAGGGTGAAGACTGCGCCGAGGCCAATCACCCACCAGCAACTGGCGCCGAGGCGTTTAAGGTTCTCTTTTTTGATGGGGTTGGTACGCTTG contains the following coding sequences:
- a CDS encoding DEAD/DEAH box helicase, translated to MTFTLRPYQQEAVDATLAHFRQHKEPAAIVLPTGAGKSLVIAELARLARGRVLVLAHVKELVAQNHAKYLALGLEADIFAAGLQRKESHGKVVFGSVQSVARNLDKFQSEFSLLIVDECHRISDDDDSQYQQILSHLKSVNPQIRLLGLTATPFRLGKGWIYRFHYHGMVRGNENALFRDCIYELPLRYMIKHGYLTPPERLDMPVVQYDFSRLQVQSNGLFSEADLNRELKKQDRITPHIISQIMEFAATRKGVMIFAATVEHAREIAGLLPASDAQLITGETPGSERDRLIEAFKAQQFRYLVNVSVLTTGFDAPHVDLIAILRPTESVSLYQQIVGRGLRLAPGKTDCLILDYAGNPHDLYAPEVGAPKGKSDNVPVQVFCPACGFANTFWGKTTSDGTLIEHFGRRCQGWFEDDEGHREQCDYRFRFKNCPQCNAENDIAARRCRTCDTVLVDPDDMLKAALKLKDALVLRCSGMALAQGADEKGEWLKITYYDEDGADVSERFRLQTPAQRTAFEQLFIRPHTRTPGVPLRWITAGDILHQQPLLRHPDFVVARKKGQFWQVREKVFDYEGRFRRANELRG
- the rplY gene encoding 50S ribosomal protein L25; protein product: MFTINAEVRKEQGKGASRRLRAANKFPAIIYGGEAAPVAIELDHDKLWNLQTKPEFYSEVLTIVVDGKEEKVKAQAVQRHAFKPKLSHIDFVRA
- the yejK gene encoding nucleoid-associated protein YejK, with the translated sequence MSLDINQIALHQLIKRDEQTLELVLRDSLLEPTPTVVDMMAELHRVYSAKNKAYGLFSEESELAQALRQQRQGEEEFLAFSRAATGRLRDELAKYPFADGGIVLFCHYRYLAVEYLLVAVLNNLSSMRVNEQLDISSTHYLDINHADIVARIDLTEWETNPESTRYLTFLKGRVGRKVADFFMDFLGASEGLNAKAQNKGLLQAVDDFTAEAELDKAERQNVRQQVYTYCNEQLQAGEEIELESLSKELAGVSEVSFQEFTAEKGYELEESFPADRSTLRQLTKFAGSGGGLTLNFDAMLLGERIFWDPATDTLTIKGTPPNLRDQLQRRTAGGK
- a CDS encoding YejL family protein: MPQLSRYSDEHVEQMLSELLNVLEKHKAPTDLSLMVLGNMVTNLINTSVAPAQRQAIAKSFAQALQSSVNDDQAH
- the yejM gene encoding LPS biosynthesis-modulating metalloenzyme YejM: MVTNRQRYREKVSQMVSWGHWFALFNILLAMVLGSRYLFVADWPTTLAGRVYSWISVIGHFSFLVFATYLLILFPLTFIVMSQRLMRFVSAILATAGMTLLLIDSEVFTRFHLHLNPVVWELVINPDQNETARDWQLMFISVPIILLIEMLFATWSWQKLRSLTRRRRYARPVAALFFVAFIGSHFMYIWADANFYRPITMQRANLPLSYPMTARRFLEKHGLLDAQEYQRRLIEQGDPEAVSVQYPLSDLRYRDMGQGQNVLLITVDGLNYSRFEKQMPALAEFADKNINFTQHMSSGNSTDAGIFGLFYGISPGYMDGVLSSRIPAALITGLNQQGYQLGLFSSDGFSSPLYRQALLSDFSLPTTKSQSDEQTAGQWINWLNRYAQDDNRWFSWIALNGTTLDDSNQKAFNRRYAQAAGNVDTQIARVLDALRESGKLENTVVVITAGHGVPLGDERNDVDWARPRLHVPLVIHWPGTPSQRINMLTDHKDVMTTLMQRLLHVSTPANEYSQGQDLFSATRRHNWVTAASNNTLAVTTPKLTLVLSSNGNYKTYDPLGEKLDDQTPQLSLLLQVLTDEKRFIAN
- a CDS encoding CBM96 family carbohydrate-binding protein, giving the protein MKRTTLYTALASALLLPSLYAHATPQTSVVCAWSHTLGDDAVMMFGKTNQAMWHDFFGNTHTDAFSTYSSLQQRAETTCDNKADSSAYWAPSMRLPDGTVVKPAYQKTYYQATNVDQYPLNPFPAGLEMVAGDHHGSAPNPRITFLCANGKGYSNKIGEVCGLRKAQDAVQFNIGIQFPNCWDGINLKPHHGMANAAYDVKGQCPSGYPVKIPTVNMNVAYVLHGITSLDTAKAQLSLDPIMNGDVREERWGSMYTAHADFMNGWTEDAARFMTDMCMNDDVDCGVIPHGYSKALANVWVSSEAPTTPVPTAQTLLIQDNWKNGGRTRNVETMSLIKFKIPPLPKGQDASQFKYKVRIYGGKVEANGADQIFFYPASNDWDPATVTWNHRPACSYNSDAILYLNNKREYRMVDVDKAVRKALAAGKTEISWYIGGDRQGNHYQFSPASSKESLVLMLSGFKTTPEI